A genome region from Flavobacterium sp. CFS9 includes the following:
- a CDS encoding glycerophosphodiester phosphodiesterase, protein MLKIAHRGAKGYEPENTLKAFQKALDLNADGIELDVHLSADGHIIVMHDETIDKMTNGKGEITQFSLAELKSFLIGGQYEIPTLNEVFDLVDKRCFINVELKNADTSSQVVALIETYIKEKGWNYEHFIISSFDWNALKEVQNLNPNIPIGVLTEEDLNTAFTFAETIKAKAIHPDYQLLDAENVSEIKKRGFLVFPWTVNKEEDIQKVKNYNVDGIISDFPDKI, encoded by the coding sequence ATGCTAAAAATAGCACACAGAGGCGCAAAAGGTTATGAACCTGAGAACACTTTAAAAGCATTTCAGAAAGCGTTAGATCTCAATGCTGACGGAATCGAACTTGATGTTCACTTAAGCGCTGACGGGCATATCATTGTAATGCACGATGAAACCATTGACAAAATGACCAACGGAAAGGGCGAGATTACTCAATTTTCCTTAGCTGAACTAAAGTCATTTTTGATTGGCGGGCAATATGAAATTCCAACTTTAAACGAAGTTTTTGATCTGGTTGACAAAAGATGTTTCATTAATGTCGAACTGAAAAATGCCGATACTTCCTCACAGGTAGTTGCTTTAATCGAAACTTATATCAAAGAAAAAGGCTGGAATTATGAGCATTTTATTATTTCAAGCTTTGACTGGAATGCCTTAAAAGAAGTCCAAAATCTAAATCCTAATATTCCTATCGGCGTTTTAACCGAAGAAGATCTTAATACCGCTTTCACTTTCGCCGAAACCATAAAAGCAAAAGCCATCCATCCTGATTACCAACTTCTGGATGCAGAAAATGTTAGTGAAATAAAGAAAAGAGGATTTCTGGTTTTCCCCTGGACCGTTAATAAAGAAGAAGACATTCAAAAAGTAAAAAACTATAACGTAGACGGTATCATTTCTGATTTTCCGGATAAGATATAA
- a CDS encoding NAD(P)/FAD-dependent oxidoreductase: MTQNFDIIIVGGGAAGFFTAINIAEKNPKLKIVILERGKEVLSKVRISGGGRCNVTHACFEPNELVKFYPRGEKELRGPFHQFCSGDTIEWFEKHGVELKIEEDGRMFPVSNSSQTIIDCFLKATEKLGIKVLTGQSVQSIFKKEDCWKIDTQNENFAAEKLVMATGSNPKIWEMLQQQGHAIVSPVPSLFTFNIKDPRIKELPGVAAQTTVTVKDTKLESTGPLLITHWGMSGPAVLKLSAWGARILHDKNYQFTIFVNWLNDVDTEDAEKILKDLKQEHAKKAVSKKSPFDFPNRLWESLVLASEIQAETKWADLSKIQLQNLALQLTKAKFQVNGKSTFKEEFVTAGGIDLKEINFKTMESKLHQNLYFAGEIVNIDAITGGFNFQNAWTSGFILANAI, encoded by the coding sequence ATGACTCAAAATTTCGACATAATTATCGTTGGCGGAGGTGCTGCTGGTTTTTTCACAGCGATCAATATTGCAGAGAAAAATCCTAAACTAAAAATTGTCATTTTAGAACGTGGAAAAGAAGTACTTTCTAAAGTTCGCATTTCAGGTGGAGGAAGATGTAACGTAACGCATGCCTGCTTTGAACCGAATGAATTGGTTAAATTTTATCCACGTGGCGAAAAAGAGCTTCGCGGCCCTTTTCATCAGTTTTGCTCGGGTGACACGATCGAATGGTTCGAAAAACATGGTGTTGAATTAAAAATCGAAGAAGATGGCAGAATGTTTCCTGTTTCTAATTCTTCACAAACCATTATCGACTGCTTCTTAAAGGCAACCGAAAAACTGGGCATAAAAGTACTGACCGGACAAAGCGTACAATCGATTTTCAAAAAAGAAGATTGCTGGAAAATTGATACTCAAAATGAAAATTTCGCTGCCGAAAAATTAGTAATGGCCACCGGAAGCAATCCTAAAATCTGGGAAATGCTGCAGCAACAGGGACATGCCATTGTGAGTCCCGTTCCCTCGTTATTCACTTTCAACATCAAAGATCCCAGAATCAAAGAATTACCGGGAGTTGCGGCACAAACTACCGTGACTGTAAAAGACACCAAACTCGAGTCGACCGGACCTTTGTTAATCACACATTGGGGAATGAGCGGTCCTGCTGTTCTGAAACTTTCCGCTTGGGGTGCCAGAATCCTGCACGACAAAAACTATCAGTTTACCATTTTTGTCAATTGGCTGAATGATGTTGATACCGAAGACGCCGAAAAAATTCTGAAAGATCTAAAACAGGAACATGCCAAAAAAGCTGTTTCAAAAAAGTCTCCTTTTGATTTTCCGAATCGTTTGTGGGAAAGTTTAGTTTTGGCTTCAGAAATTCAAGCGGAAACAAAATGGGCAGATTTATCCAAAATTCAACTGCAAAATTTAGCATTACAACTTACCAAAGCAAAATTTCAGGTTAACGGAAAAAGCACTTTTAAAGAAGAATTTGTAACTGCCGGAGGAATTGATTTAAAGGAAATTAATTTTAAAACCATGGAGAGTAAATTACATCAAAATCTTTATTTTGCCGGTGAAATTGTAAATATTGATGCCATTACTGGCGGATTTAATTTCCAGAATGCCTGGACAAGCGGGTTTATTTTGGCAAACGCAATTTAA
- the pgmB gene encoding beta-phosphoglucomutase, whose amino-acid sequence MNNKKAFIFDLDGVIVDTAKYHFLAWQKIAKALHINFTHEHNELLKGVSRVRSLDIILELGNVSASQEDKDKWLIQKNEDYLSYLVDMDESEILPGVFNILQFLKEQNQGIALGSASKNARPILEKTGILSYFDVIVDGNDVTNAKPDPEVFLKAAQLLQISPEDAFVFEDSVAGVQAANIGKMTSIGIGSKAILHEAHYIFEDFTSMDTHFIESLISK is encoded by the coding sequence ATGAATAATAAAAAAGCATTCATCTTCGATCTTGATGGAGTGATCGTTGATACCGCTAAATACCACTTTTTAGCCTGGCAGAAGATTGCGAAGGCCTTACATATAAATTTTACACACGAACACAACGAATTACTTAAAGGTGTAAGCCGCGTGCGTTCGTTAGACATAATTCTCGAATTAGGAAACGTTTCCGCTTCTCAGGAAGACAAAGACAAATGGCTCATTCAAAAAAACGAAGACTACTTGTCTTATTTAGTTGACATGGATGAAAGCGAAATTCTTCCCGGAGTTTTTAACATTCTTCAATTCTTAAAAGAACAAAATCAGGGAATTGCATTGGGTTCTGCCAGTAAAAATGCCCGCCCGATTCTGGAGAAAACCGGAATACTCTCGTATTTCGATGTTATCGTAGACGGAAATGATGTAACCAATGCCAAACCAGACCCGGAAGTTTTCTTAAAAGCAGCTCAATTGCTGCAAATTAGTCCGGAAGATGCTTTTGTTTTTGAAGATTCAGTTGCCGGAGTTCAGGCTGCCAATATTGGAAAAATGACCAGTATCGGAATCGGTTCAAAAGCAATCCTGCACGAAGCACACTATATCTTTGAGGATTTTACCTCAATGGATACCCATTTTATCGAATCATTAATCTCAAAATAA
- a CDS encoding glycoside hydrolase family 97 protein, protein MKNLFFASLILFAFSSIAKAQQLKSPEGKFVMEFSLQNDGTPVYNLKYKNKEVVKTSKLGLELKDDKKSLLNDFTVVDTKTSTLDENWKPVWGEVDQIRNHYNELAVTLNQKGTDRQIVIRFRLFDDGLGFRYEFPAQKNLTYFVIKEERTQFAMAGDHTAFWIPGDYDTQEYDYTKSKLSEIRGLSQKAYTANVSQKSFSPTGVQTSLMLKTADGIYINLHEAALINYSCMHLNLDDKNMIFESWLTPDAKGDKGYMQAPSHSPWRTIMVSDDAREILASKMTLNLNDPSKIDDTSWIKPVKYIGVWWEMITGKSSWSYTNDFPTVQLGVSDFSKAKPNGTHGANNANVKKYIDFAAANGFDAVLVEGWNEGWEDWFGHSKDYVFDFVTPYPDFDVKGLHEYAKSKGVKIIMHHETSGSVRNYERHIDKAYQFMKDNGYDAVKSGYVGDILPRGENHYDQWIVNHYQYAIEKAADYKIMVNAHEAVRPTGICRTYPNLIGNEAARGTEYQAFGGSKPNHVTVLPFTRLIGGPMDYTPGIFEMDISKMNPDNKSHVNSTLANQLALYVTMYSPLQMAADTPENYNRFPDAFQFIKDVAVDWSESKYIEAEPGDFITVARKAKGTNNWFVGNVNGETARTSNIDFSFLEKGKKYTATIYADAKDAHYKTNPQAYTIKKIAVTNKSKLSQLSAPGGGYAISIIETK, encoded by the coding sequence ATGAAAAACTTATTTTTCGCAAGTTTAATCCTGTTTGCTTTCAGCTCCATAGCAAAAGCACAACAATTAAAATCACCCGAAGGAAAGTTCGTAATGGAGTTTTCGCTTCAAAACGACGGAACTCCGGTTTACAATCTGAAATACAAAAACAAAGAAGTTGTAAAAACCAGTAAATTAGGTCTTGAACTTAAAGATGATAAAAAATCTTTACTGAATGATTTTACTGTTGTTGACACCAAAACGAGCACTCTTGACGAAAACTGGAAACCGGTTTGGGGAGAAGTAGATCAAATCAGAAACCACTACAATGAACTGGCTGTAACTTTAAACCAAAAAGGAACTGACCGTCAAATCGTAATTCGTTTCCGCTTGTTTGATGACGGATTAGGATTCCGATATGAATTTCCAGCCCAAAAGAATCTTACCTATTTTGTAATCAAAGAAGAGAGAACACAATTTGCAATGGCGGGCGACCACACGGCATTCTGGATTCCGGGAGATTACGACACTCAGGAATACGATTACACCAAATCGAAATTATCTGAAATCAGAGGTTTATCTCAAAAAGCATATACTGCTAACGTATCTCAGAAATCTTTTTCTCCAACAGGAGTTCAGACTTCTTTAATGCTGAAAACGGCTGATGGAATTTACATCAACTTACACGAAGCAGCTTTGATCAACTATTCTTGCATGCACCTGAATTTAGATGATAAAAACATGATTTTTGAGTCTTGGTTAACTCCGGATGCAAAAGGTGATAAAGGATACATGCAAGCCCCAAGTCATTCGCCTTGGAGAACAATTATGGTAAGCGATGATGCGAGAGAGATCCTGGCCTCAAAAATGACTTTAAACTTAAACGATCCGTCAAAAATTGATGATACTTCATGGATTAAACCTGTAAAATATATTGGGGTTTGGTGGGAAATGATCACAGGAAAAAGTTCCTGGTCTTACACCAATGATTTTCCAACTGTACAATTGGGTGTTTCTGATTTCTCCAAAGCAAAACCAAACGGAACACATGGAGCGAATAATGCTAACGTTAAAAAATATATTGATTTTGCCGCTGCAAATGGCTTCGATGCTGTTTTGGTTGAAGGATGGAACGAAGGCTGGGAAGACTGGTTTGGACATTCTAAAGATTATGTTTTTGATTTCGTAACGCCTTACCCGGATTTTGACGTGAAGGGTTTACACGAATATGCAAAATCTAAAGGAGTAAAAATCATCATGCACCATGAAACTTCAGGTTCTGTTCGCAACTACGAGCGCCATATCGACAAAGCGTACCAGTTCATGAAAGACAACGGATATGATGCTGTAAAGAGCGGTTATGTTGGTGACATTTTACCTCGCGGTGAAAATCATTACGATCAGTGGATTGTAAACCACTATCAATACGCTATTGAAAAAGCAGCAGATTATAAAATTATGGTGAACGCTCACGAAGCTGTTCGTCCAACCGGAATTTGCAGAACGTATCCGAACTTAATTGGAAACGAAGCAGCGAGAGGAACAGAATACCAGGCTTTTGGAGGTTCTAAACCAAACCACGTAACGGTTTTACCATTCACACGTTTAATTGGAGGTCCAATGGATTACACTCCGGGAATCTTCGAAATGGATATCAGTAAAATGAATCCGGACAACAAATCACATGTAAACAGTACGCTGGCAAATCAATTAGCATTGTATGTAACCATGTACAGCCCGTTGCAAATGGCTGCTGATACTCCTGAAAACTACAACCGCTTTCCGGATGCTTTTCAATTCATTAAAGATGTTGCCGTAGACTGGTCTGAAAGTAAATACATTGAGGCAGAACCAGGCGATTTTATTACCGTTGCCCGTAAAGCAAAAGGAACCAACAACTGGTTCGTTGGAAACGTAAACGGAGAAACTGCCCGTACCTCAAACATTGATTTCAGTTTCCTTGAAAAAGGCAAAAAATATACGGCTACCATCTACGCTGATGCAAAAGATGCGCATTACAAAACCAATCCACAAGCTTACACCATCAAAAAAATAGCGGTGACCAATAAATCAAAATTATCTCAGTTGTCTGCTCCTGGCGGCGGTTATGCGATCAGCATTATCGAAACGAAGTAA
- a CDS encoding glycoside hydrolase family 65 protein, giving the protein MNQDYIKPDNWSIIEEGFDAERVKSSESLFSIGNGAMGQRANFEETYSGETFQGSYIAGIYYPDKTKVGWWKNGYPKYFAKVLNAPNWIGIDIQINEENLDLNHCTAVKNFRRELNMKEGWYNRSFEATLKNGTEIAVNIRRFLSLDLDETGIIKYEITPLNKDAKIVYKPYIDAGVTNEDANWDEKFWEPLEVKKGANEAFVTAQTFKTHFKVTTFMHNTIFANGENVNISPSTIDSTADKIQFTYGTIIAKGQTSSIQKIGGYTVSLNHENTLTAAEKCIKTAATLGYDTLLQNQIDAWSKIWEMSDITINGDVKAQQGIRFNIFQLNQTYLGKDSRLNIGPKGFTGEKYGGSTYWDTEAYCIPFYMATKDQQVARNLLTYRFNQLDKAIENAKDNLGFKNGAALYPMVTMNGEECHNEWEITHEEIHRNGAIAFAIYNYHRFTGDYSYIPEKGLEVLIGIARFWHQRASFSKDKNQYVILGVTGPNEYENNINNNFYTNYIAKWCIDYAEEQINKIAAEYPADHQRIMEKVTLSPSEIQEWKKVAGNMYFPTSEELGIYLQQDGFLDKELVPVKDLDRSQRPINQKWSWDRVLRSPYIKQADVLQCFYFFEDHFSKDKLKRNFEFYESFTVHESSLSPCVHSIQAAVLDKMDMAYTFYLRTSRLDLDDYNKEVEEGCHITSMAGTWMSIVEGFGGMRVKNDQLHFSPKIPKEWNGYSFKINFRNQILKVAVNHNETTFTVDGDQDLTIVVNGNPVTAEKLFQTN; this is encoded by the coding sequence ATGAATCAAGATTACATTAAACCAGACAATTGGTCCATCATCGAAGAAGGCTTTGACGCTGAGAGAGTAAAATCATCAGAAAGTCTTTTCAGCATCGGAAACGGTGCTATGGGGCAACGTGCCAATTTTGAAGAGACCTATTCGGGTGAAACTTTTCAGGGAAGCTACATCGCGGGAATCTACTATCCGGACAAAACAAAAGTAGGCTGGTGGAAAAACGGATATCCTAAATACTTCGCCAAAGTATTAAACGCTCCAAACTGGATTGGAATTGACATTCAGATCAATGAAGAAAACCTGGATTTGAACCATTGCACTGCTGTGAAAAATTTCCGCAGAGAATTGAATATGAAAGAAGGCTGGTACAATCGTTCTTTTGAAGCTACTTTAAAAAACGGAACCGAAATTGCCGTAAACATTCGTCGTTTTCTTTCTTTAGATCTGGATGAAACCGGAATCATTAAATACGAAATAACTCCTTTGAACAAGGATGCCAAAATTGTTTACAAACCTTATATCGACGCAGGAGTTACCAATGAAGATGCTAACTGGGATGAAAAATTCTGGGAGCCCCTTGAAGTTAAAAAAGGAGCAAATGAAGCTTTTGTAACCGCGCAGACTTTTAAAACGCATTTTAAAGTAACCACTTTTATGCACAACACGATTTTTGCAAACGGAGAAAACGTAAACATTTCACCTTCAACAATCGATTCAACTGCCGATAAAATTCAGTTTACTTACGGTACCATTATCGCAAAAGGACAAACCTCATCGATCCAAAAAATTGGTGGATATACGGTTTCTTTAAATCATGAAAATACTTTAACTGCTGCCGAGAAATGCATTAAAACTGCTGCTACTCTGGGTTATGATACTTTGCTTCAAAATCAAATCGATGCCTGGAGTAAAATCTGGGAAATGTCAGACATTACTATTAATGGAGATGTAAAAGCACAACAGGGAATTCGTTTTAATATTTTTCAGTTGAATCAGACATACTTAGGAAAAGACAGCCGTTTAAACATTGGACCTAAAGGTTTCACCGGAGAAAAATACGGCGGATCTACCTATTGGGATACTGAGGCGTATTGCATTCCGTTTTACATGGCTACTAAAGATCAGCAGGTTGCCCGCAATTTACTGACCTACCGTTTCAACCAACTGGACAAAGCAATTGAAAACGCCAAAGACAATTTAGGTTTTAAAAATGGTGCTGCCTTGTACCCAATGGTTACCATGAATGGCGAAGAATGCCATAACGAATGGGAAATCACACACGAGGAAATCCACCGAAACGGAGCGATCGCTTTCGCGATTTACAATTACCACCGTTTTACCGGAGACTACTCTTATATTCCTGAAAAAGGTTTGGAAGTACTCATCGGAATTGCACGTTTCTGGCACCAAAGAGCTTCTTTCTCCAAAGACAAAAATCAGTACGTAATTCTTGGTGTTACAGGTCCAAATGAATACGAAAACAATATCAACAATAATTTCTATACCAATTATATTGCAAAATGGTGTATTGATTATGCCGAAGAACAAATTAACAAAATCGCTGCCGAATATCCTGCAGATCATCAGCGAATTATGGAAAAAGTAACACTTTCTCCATCTGAAATTCAGGAATGGAAAAAAGTTGCCGGCAACATGTATTTCCCAACTTCAGAAGAGTTAGGCATTTACCTGCAGCAAGACGGTTTCTTAGACAAAGAATTAGTTCCTGTAAAAGATTTAGACCGTTCTCAGCGTCCTATCAATCAAAAGTGGTCCTGGGATCGTGTATTGCGTTCGCCATATATCAAACAAGCCGATGTTTTGCAATGTTTCTACTTCTTCGAAGATCATTTTTCTAAAGACAAATTAAAACGTAATTTTGAGTTTTACGAATCCTTTACGGTTCATGAAAGCTCACTGTCACCTTGTGTTCACTCTATTCAGGCTGCTGTTTTAGACAAAATGGATATGGCTTATACCTTCTATTTAAGAACCTCTCGTTTGGATCTTGATGATTACAACAAAGAAGTTGAAGAAGGCTGTCATATTACCTCAATGGCCGGAACATGGATGAGTATTGTGGAAGGTTTTGGCGGAATGCGTGTGAAAAATGATCAGCTTCATTTTTCTCCAAAAATTCCAAAAGAATGGAACGGTTATTCTTTTAAAATTAATTTCAGAAACCAAATTTTAAAAGTAGCAGTAAATCATAACGAAACAACTTTCACCGTAGACGGTGATCAGGATTTAACGATTGTAGTTAATGGAAATCCGGTAACTGCAGAAAAATTGTTTCAAACCAATTAA
- a CDS encoding glycoside hydrolase family 13 protein encodes MKNKKTSLIYKLVLFVLLFSASAKAQIQKTEPPFWYAGMKNPELQIMFYGKNISQYEASVSNNVVIKSVEKTENPNYLFVTIDTKDVKTSELVFSFKNNNKVAFTQKYTLKERRANSADRKSYDASDVMYLIMPDRFANGNPKNDSNAALTEKGNRQDPSGRHGGDIEGIIKNLDYISSLGATTIWSTPLCEDNDKQHSYHTYGQSDVYKIDPRYGTNEDYARLSAEMHKKNMKLVMDYVTNHWGITHWMMKDIPTKTWFNQFENFTQTHHRREVITDIHASKLDQEVCIDGWFVPSMPDLNLRNPLVSRYLTQNAIWWIEFANLDGFRVDTYNYSDPTAMANWAKAITNEYPNFNIVGEIWMHNQANLAYWQKDSKIGAIENYNSNLPSVMDFTLQSQISSAFNENEPSWDNGLIKFYNNFAMDYLYPNTNNILVFAENHDTDRVNNNFKYDLAKYKLTMTLLATVRGIPQLYYGSEIGMGGDKSKGDADIRQDFPGGWAGDKNNAFTKEGRTADQVKYFDFTSKLFNWRKSNEAVHFGKMTHYIPENNTYVYFRYTDAKTVMVVFNNNAKEQVVKTNRFKENIKTFKTGKDVITGKTFDLTSEITLEPKSALVLELQ; translated from the coding sequence ATGAAAAACAAAAAAACATCACTTATCTATAAATTAGTTCTATTCGTTCTACTATTTTCCGCTTCCGCGAAAGCGCAAATTCAAAAAACGGAACCTCCTTTCTGGTATGCCGGAATGAAAAATCCGGAACTGCAAATCATGTTCTACGGAAAAAACATTTCGCAATATGAAGCTTCGGTTTCCAACAATGTGGTGATTAAAAGTGTAGAAAAAACTGAAAACCCAAACTATCTTTTTGTTACCATCGATACAAAAGATGTAAAAACTTCAGAGTTGGTTTTCTCTTTCAAAAACAATAACAAAGTTGCTTTCACTCAAAAATATACACTTAAAGAAAGAAGAGCCAATTCGGCAGACCGAAAAAGCTATGATGCCTCGGATGTAATGTACCTCATCATGCCGGATCGTTTTGCTAACGGCAATCCGAAGAACGACAGCAATGCCGCTTTAACTGAAAAAGGGAACCGCCAGGATCCAAGCGGTCGTCACGGCGGAGACATCGAAGGAATCATTAAAAACCTGGATTATATTTCATCTCTTGGTGCAACCACTATTTGGAGCACTCCTCTATGTGAAGACAACGACAAACAGCACTCCTATCACACTTACGGACAATCGGACGTATACAAAATCGATCCGCGTTACGGAACTAATGAGGACTACGCTCGTCTGTCGGCAGAAATGCATAAAAAAAACATGAAACTGGTTATGGACTATGTGACTAATCACTGGGGAATCACGCATTGGATGATGAAAGATATTCCGACCAAAACATGGTTCAATCAGTTTGAAAACTTTACGCAGACACACCACCGTCGTGAAGTAATCACTGATATTCACGCTTCAAAATTAGATCAGGAAGTTTGTATTGACGGCTGGTTCGTACCTTCAATGCCGGATTTAAATCTTAGAAATCCTTTAGTATCCAGATATCTGACTCAAAATGCAATCTGGTGGATTGAATTTGCTAATCTCGACGGATTCAGAGTGGATACTTACAACTATTCTGATCCTACAGCAATGGCCAACTGGGCGAAAGCCATCACCAATGAATATCCAAATTTTAATATCGTAGGGGAAATCTGGATGCACAATCAGGCCAATTTAGCGTATTGGCAAAAAGACAGCAAAATTGGTGCTATTGAGAATTACAATTCAAATTTGCCAAGCGTTATGGATTTTACACTTCAAAGCCAAATTAGTTCGGCTTTCAACGAAAATGAACCAAGCTGGGATAACGGATTGATTAAATTCTACAACAATTTTGCAATGGACTATTTGTATCCAAATACCAATAATATTTTAGTTTTTGCCGAAAATCATGACACAGATCGTGTCAATAATAATTTTAAATATGATTTAGCAAAATACAAACTAACAATGACTTTATTGGCAACCGTACGCGGAATCCCTCAACTGTATTACGGTTCCGAAATTGGTATGGGCGGAGATAAAAGCAAAGGCGATGCCGATATTCGTCAGGATTTCCCAGGTGGATGGGCTGGTGATAAAAACAATGCTTTCACAAAGGAAGGCAGAACTGCTGATCAGGTAAAGTATTTTGATTTTACCTCTAAACTATTCAACTGGAGAAAATCAAACGAAGCAGTTCATTTCGGAAAAATGACACACTATATTCCGGAGAACAATACCTATGTTTATTTCAGATATACAGATGCTAAAACAGTAATGGTTGTTTTTAATAATAACGCAAAAGAACAAGTTGTAAAAACCAATCGCTTTAAGGAAAATATCAAAACCTTTAAAACCGGTAAAGATGTAATTACAGGAAAAACATTCGATTTAACTTCTGAAATTACTTTGGAGCCAAAATCAGCTTTGGTTTTAGAATTGCAATAA
- a CDS encoding TspO/MBR family protein yields the protein MNKSVKIAIALVICLMVGYSASVVTRPSVETWYPTLIKPPFNPPNWIFMPVWTLLYILMAVAAGLVWDKIKEQQEMVKMALGFFIIQLTLNAIWSYLFFELKNPMLALIEIVLLWLMIYETYLKFIKINKIAGYLLIPYMVWVAFAAVLNASIWWLN from the coding sequence ATGAACAAGTCAGTCAAAATTGCAATTGCATTAGTTATTTGTTTAATGGTAGGATATTCTGCAAGTGTAGTGACAAGACCAAGTGTTGAAACGTGGTATCCTACTCTTATAAAACCTCCTTTTAACCCGCCCAATTGGATTTTTATGCCTGTTTGGACATTGCTTTATATTTTGATGGCGGTTGCAGCGGGACTGGTTTGGGATAAAATAAAAGAGCAACAAGAGATGGTGAAAATGGCTTTAGGTTTCTTTATCATTCAGTTGACGCTAAATGCGATCTGGTCGTATTTGTTCTTTGAACTGAAGAACCCAATGCTCGCTCTAATTGAGATTGTACTTTTATGGCTGATGATTTATGAAACGTATTTGAAATTCATTAAGATCAATAAAATTGCCGGATATTTATTGATTCCGTATATGGTTTGGGTAGCGTTTGCTGCAGTTTTAAATGCCAGCATCTGGTGGCTGAATTGA